DNA sequence from the Bacteroidia bacterium genome:
AAAATTGTCCTGGTACAGTTGGTATTGCTGAAACCAATGCAAAAACTACTACCAAAATTTTCCCAAATCCAACTGCAGAAACAGTTCAAACCAGCACTGCTGCAGGACAAGGTAACATTACTGAAGTATTTATTTACGACAATACCGGTCGCTTAGTTAAACAAGTAAACAACCTTCGCAACCAAGAATACTCTTTAAATGTGAAAGACCTGCCAAAAGGCGTTTACCAAATGAAAGTAAATACCACTATGGGCGAATCAAACCATAAACTGGTTATTGAATAATTAAAGTACTTTTTCATTCCCAATCCCGACTAGGTTATCTTAGTCGGGATTTTTTTTACCAATGGATGCTCGTTTAAAAACCATACTACTCCTATTCCTTTCCAATATCTTTATGACCCTGGCCTGGTATGGCCATTTGCACCGATTGAAAGATAAATCCCTTTGGATAGTTATTCTTATTAGCTGGGGAATTGCTTTTTTTGAATACTGCTTACAAGTGCCGGCCAACCGAATAGGTGCCGGGAAATTCAGTTTGGTAGAACTTAAAACCATTCAGGAAGTACTTTCCCTCATCGTTTTTGCCATCTATACCATTTTAATTGTGCGCGAGGATTTTAAATGGAATTACTTAGTTGGGTTTGTTTTTCTCGTTTTAGCCGTGTTTTTTATCTTCAAAAAATGGGATTAACCCAGATAAAATAAAAATTCTTTATCTAGTAAGAATTTGCAAATCCTAGTGATTCATTGGGATTCAGGCGGATTCCATCCCATCTACCTTCCTACTTAAATCGGGAAAGAAAGTTGAGTAATCCTTTAAAATAACTTTCCTGATCGTCCCACATACTTAAATGACTTCCATTTTCAGTGAGGTAAAAACTGGAGTTAGGAATCAGGGATGCCATTTTACGAATATCATCCTCACGCATAGTATCAAACTTACCAACCGTGAGGTAAGTTGGGACCTTTATTTTACTTAAGTCATTCCAACGGTCCCAGTTACCGAAATTGCCGGTAACTACAAACTCATTATTTCCTTGAATGGTATTGTAAACCGGGGTTGCCATGTGACGAAACATACGATCTACCGGCTCGGGCCAGGGAACCACCCGACAGATATGCGCATTGTATAGTTTTTCGATGAGGATTTTTTGATACTCGGGATTGTTGTAGTCATCGGCCTTTTCATATTTCTGCAGCAAGGCTTCGGTTTCAGGGCCAAATTTGGATCGCAACTCGTTAATATACTTGAGATAAGAAGGGATACTGGCGGTCATATTAGAAATAATCAGGCCTTGCAGGTGTTGTTGGTATTTTAAGGCATACTCGATACCCAACATACCGCCCCAGCTTTGTCCATATAGTACAAATTGATCCAAGTTCAAGGCTTTTCGCACTTGTTCAACCTCTTCAGTAAACCGGTCGATGTGCCAAAGTTTGGTATCGGTAGGTTTATCGGAATATTCGGAGCCTAATTGGTCATAGTAATAAAACTCAATTCCTTGCTGAGGCAGAAAGTCTTCAAAACATTCAAAATATTCGTGTGTACAACCGGGTCCTCCGTGCAGGGTAAGCATTTTCAACTTTCCTTTTCCTATCTTCTTGGTCCAGACACGGTATCCGTTGTCGAGGGTAATCATGCGGACTCCACCGGTTTTAATATCGGCAGAAGGTGATGAAGAAGGCTTTGCAAAGCCAGACAAATAAGGCAAAGTGGAAAATGCAGCTGTACCCAAGGCTGCTTGTTGAAGAAATTGGCGTCGATTGCTCATAGGATTAGTCGAGGTTTAGGATATTTTTTATTAATTCGGGTTCAAAACCTTTGGAAAGCAGGTGGCGAAAAAGCTTAACACGCGCATTAAAATCGTCGGAGTCCAGGGAAGCCAGGTTTTTCTTCTCTGCCGCTTTTTGCAACATGGCCCTGTATTCTTTATCGGGGATTTCCTGCAGGCCGGCACCAATTAGGGTTGAAGGAATACCCAATTGTTTGAGTGCTGCTCTGATTTTTATTTTCCCCCAGCCCAATTGTCTGAACTTTCCAATACAATAGGCAGAAACAAAGCGTTTTTCGTCGATGAACTTTTGCTTTTCCAATTCGGCAATTACCTGAATGCTTTCTTCTTTGGTAGCTTTCCAAAAAGCCAGTTTCTTTTGTACTTCCGACTTACAGCGTTCTTGTTCGGCACAGTATTTAGCCGCTTTTGCCAGCAAGGTTTGGTAAGATTCCATAAAAGCAAAGATGAGAAAGGTTTACGAACTTGCAAACCAAAATTCATACCCGGGAATCCTTCATGAAATTTCACTATAGCCCATTTGGCAGATGGTTAGCAAAACCATTTTCGAAGTGCGCATGTGTGGGGTTGCACCTCGGGCAACGATAGAGGCAAGTAGCCCACAGGACACCGAAGGCGTTAGCCTAGGTGGACGAGGACTACAGCCGATAGCGTGACCTGAACGCCCTTGAAAAAAGGATAAATTTGCACTAGATTTTATGGGCGGAAGGGGCCCGCCAAATCAAAAAACAAGTCCTAAATCAATGATTCAAAAGCTTAAAAATCCCTTTGTTTTTATCGTAAATTTTGAGGAAAATCTTAAACCGTTCATCATACATTCTGGTAAATTCCTTGCGTGGATGGTAGGTGTTTTTCACCTTCACGTTGTTGCCAAACTCGTCGAATTTCATCTTTCCAATCGCTTGTAATGCCAACAAAGCGGCTCCACGGCTGTTGCTCATAATGGGATCATCCATTTGACGGATGGGGCGGTTATACACATCGGCCAAAATTTGACTCCAAACATCGCTTCTGGCTCCACCTCCGATAAAATTTATGGCATCGAACTGCTTACCCACCATTTTTTCAACGTACATCAGCAACCAGCGAGTATTAAGCGCAATGCCTTCATACACCGCACGAACCATTTGCGGACGGCGGTGATTCAGACCTAAATTGTAAAATCCACCCCTCACGTGGTGATCCTCCACAGGAGATCGTTCGCCGTACATCCAGGGTAAAAAGAGAAGTTGGTCGCTTCCCGGTGCCGTACTTGCAACCATTTCGTCGAGGCGCTTGTAAAAATCGGCAGGAGCCGGTTCTTGGCTTAATTCGTCCTGGTTATAAAACAGGTTATTTTTCAAAAAATTCAGGCAGGCACCGCTGGTTTCTTGTTCATTGGCCACCATATAACGGCCTGGAATAGCCGAAGGAATGGTAGTCATGTTGTGAAAGATATCGGTTTTCTTGTGAGGTAGGTGACAAACCAACCAACTGGAAGTTCCAATGTAAATATGTGGTTCATAATCTTTTACGGCACCGGAACCAACTGCTGCCGAGTGCACATCGGGTGTACCGCTAATAATTTTGGTTTCGGGAGATAAGCCCCATTTTGAAGCCAATTCAACAGAAATTGTTCCCAAAATACTATTTGCCGGCACCAAATCGGGCAACTTTTCGCGGTCGAGGTCCAGCATTTTAAGCAAACCTTTGTGATAACTAACCTGGTTGATGTTTCGGTTATCGGTGCACCAATGCAAGGTTATACAATCGAAAGAAGAAGCATAAATGCCTGAAAGCCAGAGGTTTAGATAATCTTTAGGTTCAAGAAATTTATAGGTTTTGGCATATAGTTCAGGAAAAACCCGTTTCATATACAAAATGTGACCAACCGGATCCTTACCGCTTTTGGCCGGTGCACCTCCGGTCAGGTTTACTAATTTCAGAATCTTATCGGCACCGTAACCTTCAATATTGATGGGACCGCTCACCCTTTTCATCACATCATCAGCGCCCCGGCTATCCATCCAGATTATGCTATTCATAAGCGGTTTGCCATCTTTCCCCACAGCTACGGTACCGCTCCACTGACTGGTGCAGTTGATGGCCTGAATGGAAGCAGGAGAAATTCCGGTTTTTTGAATCAGTGCAAAATAGCACTTCTCGATGGCTTCGGTCCAGTCCGACGGACGTTGTTCCGCTCCTCCCCCATCGCTCAACAGCAAAGGAACCTCCTGAAAAACATGGTCGATGCAGTTGGCTTTCTCGTCGAAAAGGGCCACTTTGGGTCCGGAAGTACCTAGGTCGATGGTAAGGATATGAAGTGATGACATGGTTGAAATAAAATCGGCTCGAATTTGGGAAAAATTGCCAAACAAACCCTCAATAATTTAGCAGGAAATCAGAACCGAAAATCCAACCAAAATCCGACAAGAGTGTTCGATATCGGACACAAGCAACAAAACCCCTATCTTTGCCAAGTGAGGCAGAACAAGGCTTTTAGAATTTGGCAAAATCATTGAAACCAATAACATGAACGAACCAAAGAATTCCATTCAAGTGGCAAAAATTTTAATGATCGACGATGACGAGGATGTGTTATTGGCAGCCCGTATCTTGTTAAAAAACTATTTTACCAATGTAGTTACCGAGAAGAATCCGGAGAAACTGATGAATTTATTGAGTCAGGACAAGTTTGATGTGATTTTGCTCGACATGAATTACCGAAGCCGGATTAATTCAGGCAACGAAGGATTGTATTGGTTAAGAAGCATTTTGGAAAAAGACAAAGATGCCATTGTGATATTAATAACAGCCTTTGGCGACATTGAATTGGCAGTTCGGGCAATTAAAGATGGTGCTACCGATTTTGTGCTTAAGCCTTGGCACAATGAAAAACTGGTTGCAACTATTCATTCGGCAATGGAACTTAGTAAAAGCCGAAAGGAAGTCATTGATTTAAAGAAAAAGAACCAAAATTTGGCTGAGCTAAGCGGAAATATTCCGGAATTCATTGGTGTTTCACCGGCAATGAAAAAAATCTTTGCCACCATAGAAAAAGTAGCCCCTACCGATGCCAACGTATTAATTTTGGGCGAAAATGGAACCGGTAAAGAGCTTGTTGCCAAAGCATTACACAGACAAAGCAAGCGAGGGAAAGAGGCCTTTGTTTCGGTTGATTTAGGCTCTTTGAGTGAAACCCTGTTCGAAAGCGAACTGTTTGGTCACGTAAAAGGCTCGTTCACCGATGCCAGAGAAGATAGGGCAGGTCGGTTTGAAGTTGCCAACAAAGGCAGCTTATTTTTGGATGAAATTGGGAATTTAAGCCTTCCCATGCAAGCCAAACTTCTAACGGCTCTTCAAACCAGGCAGGTAACCCGAATCGGCTCCAACAAAAGTGCAGGGATAGATATTCGCCTGATATGTGCTACCAACATGAAATTATACGACATGGTGGACGACAGCCAGTTTCGCCAAGATTTATTGTACCGAATCAATACCGTTGAAATTACCATTCCCCCTTTGCGCGAGCGACCCGAAGACATTGAACCATTGGCCAGGCATTACTTTGGTTTATATACGCGCAAATACTTAAAAACGGAGATGCAGCTAAGCAAAGAAGCTATTCAGAAGCTCAAATTTTATTCCTGGCCGGGTAATGTACGCGAGTTGCAGCATAGTATGGAAAGGGCTGTTATTCTAGCCGAGGGCCAAGTACTTCGGGATGAAGATTTTATGTTGGCTACTCAATCCAAAAAAGCCTTGGAAATGATGCCCATGACCCTAAATTTGGAGGATACTGAAAGGAGACTTATCAAGCAAGCTATCGACAAACATCATGGAAATATCAGTCGTGCGGCCGGAGAACTAGGTTTGACCCGTGCGGCCTTGTATCGTCGAATGGAAAAATTCGGTTTATAGTTTTTTAAGTATGCGGGCCCCCTTCCGCCTACCAGTTGTTTGCCGGAATTGAAGATTTTGCAAGTGGCGTTCGGGTCACGCTTTCGGCTGTAGTCCTCGTCCCCCTAGGCTAGCGCCGTAGGTGTCCTGTGGGCTACTTGCCTCTATCGTTGCCCGAGGATGCAAGCCCAATCTACCTTTCCTTTCCAATCAGTTGTGGTACAAGAAAAGGCTCAAAAAAAACAGGTGAATGTTTTTCAACGAACTTACGGTCCAAATTCAACCCAAAAACTGCCATAGAATTCTACTAGGGCTTCCAACTACACCAAATTCAAGGATTTCTAATGCAGGATTTGGATCTATTCCAATAATCAATTCCGCAATAAACCCAAAATTGTCAATAGAAATTTTAAACTACGTTTCGAGACAAGTGTTAGTAAGGCTTTCAAGTAATTTTTACCGAGAGAACATTATGTAATATCAATTTATATATTAGTTTTCTTATGTAAAATTGTTATAACATAATGTATCCTCGGCATATTCCTAAGTTTGAAAGAATACCGAGAGTACAAAATGAAAGTCCTATTAAGTGTTAATATTTCTTGTAAAATAGGACTAACATTTTGTTTCCTCGGCACTAAC
Encoded proteins:
- a CDS encoding RecX family transcriptional regulator; this translates as MESYQTLLAKAAKYCAEQERCKSEVQKKLAFWKATKEESIQVIAELEKQKFIDEKRFVSAYCIGKFRQLGWGKIKIRAALKQLGIPSTLIGAGLQEIPDKEYRAMLQKAAEKKNLASLDSDDFNARVKLFRHLLSKGFEPELIKNILNLD
- a CDS encoding sigma-54 dependent transcriptional regulator: MNEPKNSIQVAKILMIDDDEDVLLAARILLKNYFTNVVTEKNPEKLMNLLSQDKFDVILLDMNYRSRINSGNEGLYWLRSILEKDKDAIVILITAFGDIELAVRAIKDGATDFVLKPWHNEKLVATIHSAMELSKSRKEVIDLKKKNQNLAELSGNIPEFIGVSPAMKKIFATIEKVAPTDANVLILGENGTGKELVAKALHRQSKRGKEAFVSVDLGSLSETLFESELFGHVKGSFTDAREDRAGRFEVANKGSLFLDEIGNLSLPMQAKLLTALQTRQVTRIGSNKSAGIDIRLICATNMKLYDMVDDSQFRQDLLYRINTVEITIPPLRERPEDIEPLARHYFGLYTRKYLKTEMQLSKEAIQKLKFYSWPGNVRELQHSMERAVILAEGQVLRDEDFMLATQSKKALEMMPMTLNLEDTERRLIKQAIDKHHGNISRAAGELGLTRAALYRRMEKFGL
- a CDS encoding proline iminopeptidase-family hydrolase, with protein sequence MSNRRQFLQQAALGTAAFSTLPYLSGFAKPSSSPSADIKTGGVRMITLDNGYRVWTKKIGKGKLKMLTLHGGPGCTHEYFECFEDFLPQQGIEFYYYDQLGSEYSDKPTDTKLWHIDRFTEEVEQVRKALNLDQFVLYGQSWGGMLGIEYALKYQQHLQGLIISNMTASIPSYLKYINELRSKFGPETEALLQKYEKADDYNNPEYQKILIEKLYNAHICRVVPWPEPVDRMFRHMATPVYNTIQGNNEFVVTGNFGNWDRWNDLSKIKVPTYLTVGKFDTMREDDIRKMASLIPNSSFYLTENGSHLSMWDDQESYFKGLLNFLSRFK
- a CDS encoding DMT family protein; the protein is MDARLKTILLLFLSNIFMTLAWYGHLHRLKDKSLWIVILISWGIAFFEYCLQVPANRIGAGKFSLVELKTIQEVLSLIVFAIYTILIVREDFKWNYLVGFVFLVLAVFFIFKKWD
- a CDS encoding FGGY-family carbohydrate kinase produces the protein MSSLHILTIDLGTSGPKVALFDEKANCIDHVFQEVPLLLSDGGGAEQRPSDWTEAIEKCYFALIQKTGISPASIQAINCTSQWSGTVAVGKDGKPLMNSIIWMDSRGADDVMKRVSGPINIEGYGADKILKLVNLTGGAPAKSGKDPVGHILYMKRVFPELYAKTYKFLEPKDYLNLWLSGIYASSFDCITLHWCTDNRNINQVSYHKGLLKMLDLDREKLPDLVPANSILGTISVELASKWGLSPETKIISGTPDVHSAAVGSGAVKDYEPHIYIGTSSWLVCHLPHKKTDIFHNMTTIPSAIPGRYMVANEQETSGACLNFLKNNLFYNQDELSQEPAPADFYKRLDEMVASTAPGSDQLLFLPWMYGERSPVEDHHVRGGFYNLGLNHRRPQMVRAVYEGIALNTRWLLMYVEKMVGKQFDAINFIGGGARSDVWSQILADVYNRPIRQMDDPIMSNSRGAALLALQAIGKMKFDEFGNNVKVKNTYHPRKEFTRMYDERFKIFLKIYDKNKGIFKLLNH